Proteins from a single region of Deferribacterota bacterium:
- a CDS encoding radical SAM protein has product MLNRYLKRKRKYKFFCLQVEPTTRCQLKCRICPRSDQAVQWVEEDMPLALYKKLSDYFSVTKHVHLQGWGEPLLHKDIIEMVNIAKRAGSIVSLTTNGLLLDNNMIVELLKSNIDILAFSLGGSSDHTHSLVRGGKLSDMLNNISCLIAAKKKNNLKYPQIKFSYMMTKDNISELPEVLTLMKKFNIKELVATNLDYTPTSIQDELKLFDCSKVNTSYQGYLDKAKVVSRKLGITLKIFPIKMSEQPMCEASPIDTIFITVNGDVSPCVYLNLPVKGNIKRIFCDKYEEIKKLSFGNIDSDELSDIWESKAYKEFRDSFNNRIIASERILPMELTMAALGEYGKKYENMLKKYPLPNVCRSCYKAYGV; this is encoded by the coding sequence GTGTTAAACAGATATTTAAAGAGGAAAAGAAAATATAAGTTTTTTTGTTTGCAGGTTGAGCCTACTACAAGGTGTCAGTTAAAATGTAGGATATGCCCAAGGAGTGATCAAGCTGTTCAATGGGTTGAAGAGGATATGCCACTTGCTCTTTATAAGAAATTGTCAGATTATTTTTCGGTGACAAAGCATGTGCATCTGCAGGGGTGGGGGGAGCCCTTGCTACATAAAGATATAATTGAAATGGTTAATATTGCAAAAAGGGCAGGCAGTATTGTAAGTTTAACCACTAATGGTCTGTTATTGGATAACAATATGATAGTTGAGCTTTTGAAAAGTAATATTGATATATTAGCTTTTTCATTGGGAGGCTCAAGTGATCATACTCATTCCTTGGTTAGAGGAGGAAAATTAAGTGATATGTTAAATAACATTAGCTGCCTTATAGCAGCCAAAAAGAAAAATAATTTAAAATATCCCCAAATAAAATTCTCTTATATGATGACAAAAGATAATATTTCTGAATTACCAGAAGTATTAACTTTAATGAAGAAGTTTAATATTAAAGAATTAGTTGCAACAAACCTTGATTATACTCCAACGTCTATTCAAGATGAATTAAAATTATTTGACTGTAGTAAAGTAAATACTAGTTATCAGGGTTATTTAGACAAAGCAAAGGTTGTCTCAAGAAAACTAGGTATAACGTTAAAAATATTCCCTATAAAAATGAGTGAGCAACCTATGTGTGAAGCAAGCCCCATTGATACTATCTTTATTACTGTCAATGGCGATGTTAGCCCATGTGTTTATCTAAATTTGCCAGTAAAAGGAAATATTAAACGGATATTTTGTGATAAATATGAGGAGATAAAAAAACTATCCTTTGGCAATATTGATAGTGATGAGCTTTCTGATATATGGGAAAGCAAGGCTTATAAAGAATTTAGAGATTCTTTTAATAATCGTATTATTGCTTCAGAAAGGATTTTACCTATGGAGTTGACTATGGCTGCCTTAGGTGAATACGGCAAAAAATATGAAAATATGCTAAAAAAATATCCCCTACCAAATGTTTGTAGAAGTTGTTATAAGGCTTATGGTGTGTGA
- a CDS encoding C-GCAxxG-C-C family protein, producing MEKKEILEKAFDNAKKHELESGGCAQCCLAGIFEALGVEDDGVFMTATGFADGIGLTGNGHCGALSGGVMAIGYFFGRPKKMFSDMKKQIKACILSKKLHDAFVEKYGTCRCKDLQEKLVGRFFNLYNPKEIAAALEAGMPEKCSSIVGETARMTVHIILEEQDREANIG from the coding sequence ATGGAAAAAAAAGAGATACTGGAAAAAGCTTTTGACAATGCAAAGAAACATGAGCTTGAAAGTGGGGGATGTGCACAATGCTGTCTTGCAGGTATTTTTGAAGCCCTTGGGGTTGAGGACGATGGTGTTTTTATGACGGCCACCGGCTTCGCCGATGGCATCGGTCTTACAGGAAATGGCCACTGCGGAGCGCTTTCAGGGGGCGTCATGGCAATAGGCTACTTCTTTGGAAGGCCTAAGAAAATGTTTAGTGACATGAAAAAACAGATCAAGGCATGTATACTTTCAAAAAAACTACATGATGCTTTCGTGGAAAAATACGGCACATGCCGCTGCAAAGACCTACAGGAAAAACTGGTCGGTAGGTTTTTCAATTTATACAACCCTAAAGAGATTGCGGCTGCACTTGAGGCAGGCATGCCTGAAAAATGCTCTAGCATTGTCGGTGAAACAGCTAGAATGACCGTACACATAATACTAGAAGAGCAGGACCGTGAGGCTAATATAGGCTAA